The Brachyhypopomus gauderio isolate BG-103 chromosome 2, BGAUD_0.2, whole genome shotgun sequence genome contains a region encoding:
- the gse1b gene encoding LOW QUALITY PROTEIN: genetic suppressor element 1 (The sequence of the model RefSeq protein was modified relative to this genomic sequence to represent the inferred CDS: inserted 3 bases in 2 codons; deleted 6 bases in 6 codons): MNELRDKDAAPISRKHRLMAAAVPGEESAPPANACKPTRNGMILVHCFICGSGVTAGKELKLQVKYQGENGPFFPFLQSQEAAPGAEEISADGQAVVCAVCHCFLGEQWSSFERSRTPVEKRMYWLKRPYQCDSRRIPQEWNVTYDLERRVSVGSQNCDGNDSDFSSFSDNENMSDQELDIVDRGGNKDKHLKASAVSKVCKDGTRKPNVSVKNSPDSQRVIRYPVSIYAAQELPKTESVLAPRRASKIVNHVSQSLAQFQESLAPRGYDGPSVETPVQDIGLIIRNKQWLPERNAKHAAPRLPTADSSCNARLQQLLFRPGRKGADVAGVSSPLSPADTQVTSLQDADIPARRSALHHFHAPGDSDASDSNEINITSDDERESARCAAERGAPPRDGQTERAQVAKYQPGLSVDECACYICGGRLSPGRRFKVCVQKQERAADEPFFPFLWLHTPPPGAVPLSPGGCTLVCDSCHSALMQQWRGFELADVPVLQRLYVVPLNVATADALSPSGLPPKSQSDLVTKIQPLDHPLAALPAREACYLCGQDCGREVRPAHARAGAGKARGVMYFPFINQLPCPPNARAMREGQVHCCAACYLILEDIWAAYRLCLSEELIASVSPFLGRYHQASRGALPPRRPTVAQTAVPGSVRVEAATGHASVCYLCGAELSVGAEHQLHVNPPGRCGEKEPFFPSLAMLPPAPRARPADATGLVAACALCXHDLLSQWAQHEGSGPGPSSSPWSRQYSCDSFVSFFCRREKRRPLGLRAVSVARLPVFLYAPRVSRTLVVDDGEQLTIGSCVECKXMVLAGQNMKRDGGLDRAGLPATKHKACLNLQALGWGRLSGEAGQYAHLVLAHPHGNLDGGASLKRHATEIYARLQLSECLGLRPAAIRKELPATGGGYLARLGRPAGFPHLQLFGRAATCGAESDPVEPPSGGATQEEGTCGNWLLAERVCGWPARASGLRGERGQWWRGDANAVMQELSEHVSPRPPKRDPSARQQGAARGQRMPAAKDHKHLPSSISPGECAFLSTRLLLSEPLSEEEEAPWCEPNLIRQPCHSRYLHNNDPSLSPSIPQSESGPRGVSRDRLGPDPVPAQEKGGPSVPTHLIGNPYAFSLTPGSMMQDSRFQALNLPRQMPHTVPPAGVPEEYLRGFRPYATAEELRVPSLPLGLDPATAAAAAAYYHPGYLPHPSFAPYRMDDPFCLSALRSPFYPLPGGGALPPLHPSAVPLHLPGVRYPGDLSHASLSSLQSERLSERLQMEDELRQREREREREREREKEREREAEREKEREREREREREREREREREREREKELEREREREREREREREREMERQKERAAREKELQVAKAIENHYLTELQALRGQAEERAKERLTPNRADKTKEPALAAPKPIQAGLHPSLGSAHHPVPTLVSAHGLYLGPGGAGPGALTPAMMLQRNNEEERWLARQRKLRQEKEDRQYQVSEFRQQVLEQHLDIGRPGEASELRGDGLRPVPNHHETSSRDRDIHSHLGAPPPLISPKPQHKDHAPPPPTTLWNPASLIETSSEPRRPLHDPAGLGHYDLGRLPPPPAKVERHYGLEKAEDGPRRKDVLDKYPPIRPTAFAEPSTFLAELEKSTQSFLNQQRATLSLSSQYGELSSALKSGSIHKGLQGAPRPGPDTTLLYDEFLQQHRRPVSKLDLEERRRREAREKGYYYELDDSYDESDEEEVKAHLRRVAEQPPLKMDTSTEKLEFLRMFALTTVSRRDELLEQKRRKRRRLLRERSPSPPGVASKRPPPPPPPLPTLSTHFTPEEMDNSPELEDKKRFLTMFSLNHLSTQQRRENERVVELLHAIKQKTVTLDNIRHDSYPLCRSPSAQPSEPSSSQSPGQSGDSVSARPTTPPAPVGPPHSGDSSTHADLLRPLSDGLRPKEPPLPLPFPDKGRASDGVPAKRPSCLLSAARPPPHLKEGPVSLNGRPRPWETFTAEEFAQQFHESVLQSTQKALQKHKGGAASTTELNHAVDSSVHYNIPELQGGPGRGPHAHTHTHAHTHAAAPPNGMHCPARPRRDPPPPASRPELSAEEDSDEGEDEEEEEEEDTPAPRWQGIESIFEAYQEYAEEQSIEREVLHSQCRKLEAQHFNLTLTAEQLSRSMGELMGQKQKLAAERERLQSELEHFRKCLTLPHMPWSRTHFKGYPPR; encoded by the exons ATGAACGAACTCCGCGATAAGGACGCAGCGCCGATATCGAGGAAACACCGGCTCATGGCTGCAGCTGTGCCCGGGGAGGAGAGCGCACCGCCGGCCAACGCGTGCAAACCGACTCGTAACGGCATGATATTAGTTCATTGTTTTATATGCGGAAGCGGAGTTACCGCGGGTAAAGAGCTGAAGTTGCAAGTTAAATATCAAGGAGAGAATGGTCCGTTTTTCCCGTTCTTACAAAGCCAGGAGGCAGCACCCGGCGCGGAGGAGATCAGCGCGGACGGCCAGGCTGTGGTGTGCGCCGTGTGCCACTGTTTCCTCGGGGAACAGTGGAGCTCGTTCGAGCGCAGCCGCACGCCCGTGGAGAAGCGCATGTACTGGCTGAAGAGGCCGTATCAGTGCGACTCCCGGCGGATCCCCCAAGAGTGGAACGTCACCTACGACCTGGAGCGAAGAGTCAGTGTGGGCAGTCAGAACTGCGACGGCAACGATTCGGATTTCTCCTCTTTCTCCGATAACGAAAACATGTCAGATCAGGAGTTGGATATAGTGGACAGAGGTGGGAATAAGGACAAGCATCTCAAAGCTTCTGCGGTTAGCAAAGTGTGCAAGGACGGTACTAGAAAACCCAACGTCAGTGTTAAAAACAGTCCTGATTCACAGCGGGTGATACGTTATCCCGTCAGTATTTACGCCGCTCAGGAATTGCCGAAAACGGAGAGCGTTTTGGCGCCCAGGCGCGCATCTAAAATTGTGAATCATGTGTCTCAGTCCCTGGCCCAGTTCCAGGAGAGTCTGGCACCGCGAGGATATGACGGCCCTTCTGTCGAGACACCTGTGCAAGACATTGGACTCATTATCCGCAACAAGCAGTGGCTACCGGAGCGCAATGCCAAACATGCCGCCCCGCGCCTGCCCACAGCCGACAGCAGCTGTAACGCGAGACTGCAGCAGCTCCTCTTTCGCCCGGGCCGTAAAGGCGCAGATGTTGCGGGTGTGAGTTCGCCCCTGTCACCCGCTGACACGCAGGTCACCTCCCTGCAAGACGCCGACATCCCCGCGAGGCGCTCCGCTCTCCACCACTTCCACGCGCCCGGCGACTCCGACGCGTCTGACAGCAACGAGATTAACATAACGAGTGACGACGAGCGGGAGAGCGCGCGGTGCGCCGCTGAGCGCGGGGCTCCTCCACGCGACGGCCAGACAGAAAGGGCACAGGTAGCCAAGTACCAGCCCGGACTGTCCGTCGATGAGTGCGCGTGCTACATCTGCGGCGGCAGGCTGTCCCCGGGGAGGCGCTTCAAGGTGTGCGTGCAGAAGCAGGAGAGAGCGGCGGACGAGCCCTTCTTTCCCTTCCTGTGGCTCCACACGCCCCCGCCGGGCGCCGTGCCCCTCAGCCCGGGCGGCTGCACGCTGGTGTGTGACAGCTGCCACTCggctctcatgcagcagtggcgGGGCTTCGAGCTGGCCGACGTGCCCGTGCTCCAGCGTCTGTACGTGGTGCCGCTCAACGTGGCCACCGCCGACGCCCTCTCCCCGTCGGGCCTCCCGCCCAAATCCCAGTCGGACCTCGTGACCAAGATCCAGCCCCTGGACCACCCGCTGGCCGCTCTGCCTGCTAGGGAGGCCTGCTACCTGTGCGGGCAGGACTGC GGGCGAGAGGTCAGGCCGGCGCACGCCCGGGCCGGGGCGGGTAAGGCACGAGGTGTGATGTACTTCCCCTTCATAAACCAGCTGCCGTGCCCGCCTAACGCCCGTGCCATGCGCGAGGGGCAGGTGCACTGCTGTGCCGCCTGCTACCTCATCCTGGAGGACATCTGGGCGGCATATCGTCTCTGCCTCAGCGAGGAGCTCATCGCTTCTGTCAGCCCCTTCCTGGGCAGATACCACCAGGCCAGTAGAGGAGCGCTCCCCCCCCGCCGCCCC ACCGTAGCGCAGACCGCCGTCCCCGGCTCCGTTCGGGTGGAGGCGGCCACGGGTCACGCCTCGGTCTGCTACCTTTGTGGGGCGGAGCTctcggtgggggcggagcaccaGCTGCACGTCAACCCCCCCGGGCGGTGCGGGGAGAAGGAACCCTTCTTCCCCTCCCTCGCCATGCTCCCGCCCGCACCCCGCGCTCGCCCGGCCGACGCCACCGGCCTGGTGGCCGCCTGCGCCCTCT TACACGATCTGCTGAGCCAGTGGGCTCAGCACGAGGGCTCGGGTCCGGGCCCGTCCAGCAGCCCCTGGTCC CGCCAGTACAGCTGCGACTCCTTCGTC AGCTTCTTCTGCCGGCGGGAAAAGAGGAGGCCCTTGGGCCTGCGG GCGGTGAGCGTCGCCAGGCTGCCCGTCTTCCTGTAC GCCCCGCGGGTCAGCCGCACCCTGGTGGTGGACGACGGCGAGCAACTCACCATCGGCTCCTGCGTGGAATGTAA CATGGTGCTGGCCGGCCAGAACATGAAGCGTGACGGCGGACTGGACCGAGCGGGGCTCCCGGCCACCAAACACAAG GCCTGCCTGAACCTCCAGGCCCTCGGGTGGGGGAGGCTGTCTGGGGAAGCAGGGCAGTATGCACATCTGGTGTTGGCACACCCCCATGGTAACCTGGACGGAGGGGCCAGCCTTAAAAGACACGCTACAG AGATTTATGCTCGGCTGCAGCTCAGCGAGTGTTTGGGTTTGCGCCCCGCCGCGATTCGTAAGGAGCTCCCAGCGACAGGCGGCGGGTACTTGGCACGTCTCGGCCGGCCGGCCGGCTTCCCCCACCTGCAGCTGTTTGGCCGGGCTGCTACGTGCGGTGCTGAATCAGACCCTGTGGAGCCCCCTAG CGGGGGTGCGACACAGGAGGAGGGGACGTGCGGGAACTGGCTCCTCGCTGAACGAGTGTGCGGGTGGCCCGCCCGGGCCTCTGGACTCCGGGGTGAACGCGGCCAGTGGTGGAGGGGAGACGCTAACGCGGTCATGCAGGAGCTGTCTGAGCACGTCAGCC CACGGCCGCCTAAGCGAGACCCGAGTGCtcgccagcagggggcagcaagGGGTCAGCGCATGCCTGCCGCCAAGGACCATAAGCACTTACCCTCTTCCATCAGCCCAGGAGAGTGTGCCTTCCTCTCCACCCGTCTCCTCCTCTCAGAGCCTCtgtcggaggaggaggaggctccT TGGTGTGAGCCCAATCTGATCAGACAACCATGTCATTCACGGTATCTGCACAATAatgatccctctctctctccgtccatCCCACAGTCAGAGTCGGGCCCGCGTGGGGTCAGCAGAGACCGGCTGGGACCCGATCCAGTTCCGGCTCAGGAGAAAGGGGGCCCCTCGGTTCCGACCCACCTAATCGGAAACCCATACGCGTTTAGCCTGACCCCCGGATCAATGATGCAGGACTCACGCTTTCAAGCCTTGAA cctGCCCAGGCAGATGCCCCACacagtgccccctgctggtgtaCCGGAGGAGTACCTGCGTGGTTTCCGGCCCTACGCCACAGCGGAGGAGCTGCGTGTTCCCTCTCTGCCCCTGGGTCTGGACCCGGCCACggctgctgctgctgcagcCTACTACCACCCCGGCTACCTGCCCCACCCCTCCTTCGCCCCCTACAG GATGGACGACCCCTTCTGTCTTTCTGCTCTGAGGTCTCCATTCTACCCGCTGCCTGGAGGGGGCGCCCTGCCCCCGCTACACCCGTCTGCTgtacccctccacctcccaggGGTGCGTTACCCTGGAGACCTTAGTCATGCCTCACTGTCCAGCCTGCAGTCTGAGCGCCTGTCtgaaag GCTCCAGATGGAGGACGAGCTTcgtcagagagagagggagagggagagggaacgagagagggagaaggagagagagagggaggcggagagggagaaggagcgtgagagggagagggagagagagagggagcgagagagagaacgcgagagggagagggagagagagaaggagctggAACGTGAGCgtgagagggagcgagagagggagcgtgagcgggagagggagatggagagacagaaggagagggcGGCACGGGAGAAGGAGCTGCAGGTGGCCAAGGCCATAGAGAACCACTACCTGACGGAGCTGCAGGCCCTGCGTGGCCAGGCGGAGGAGCGTGCGAAGGAGAGACTCACCCCCAACCGGGCCG ATAAAACCAAAGAGCCTGCCCTCGCCGCTCCCAAACCAATCCAAGCAGGCCTTCACCCTTCTCTAGGCTCCGCCCACCACCCCGTGCCCACCCTCGTCTCCGCCCACGGCTTGTACCTGGGCCCAGGAGGGGCGGGGCCCGGCGCCCTCACGCCTGCCATGATGCTGCAGCGTAACAACGAGGAGGAGCGCTGGCTCGCACGCCAGCGGAAGCTCCGCCAGGAGAAAGAAGACAGACAGTACCAGGTGTCCGAGTTCCGCCAGCAGGTTCTGGAGCAGCACCTGGACATTGGCCGGCCGGGCGAGGCCTCCGAGCTCCGGGGAGATGGGCTCAG GCCTGTTCCGAATCACCATGAAACCAGCAGCAGAGATCGAGACATTCATTCCCACCTgggagctccgccccctctcatCTCCCCTAAACCCCAGCACAAAGACCACGCCCCTCCGCCGCCCACCACCCTCTGGAACCCCGCCTCCCTCATCGAGACCTCCAGCGAGCCGCGCCGACCCTTGCATGACCCGGCGGGCCTGGGCCACTACGACCTGGGCCGCCTGCCTCCACCCCCGGCTAAGGTGGAGCGTCACTACGGCTTGGAGAAGGCGGAGGACGGCCCCCGCAGGAAGGACGTCCTGGACAAGTACCCTCCCATCCGGCCCACGGCATTCGCTGAGCCGAGCACCTTTCTGGCCGAGCTGGAGAAGTCGACCCAGTCCTTCCTGAACCAGCAGAGGGCGACGCTGAGCCTCAGCAGCCAGTATGGAGAACTGAGCAGCGCCCTGAAGAGCGGCAGCATCCATAAGGGCCTCCAGGGGGCGCCACGCCCAGGTCCCGACACCACGCTGCTGTATGACGAGTTCCTGCAGCAGCACAGACGTCCCGTCAGCAAGCTGGACctggaagagaggaggaggagagaagctCGAGAGAAAG GTTACTACTACGAGCTGGACGACTCGTATGACGAGAGTGATGAAGAGGAAGTGAAGGCCCATCTGAGGAGAGTGGCTGAGCAGCCGCCACTCAAGATGGACACGTCCACTGAG aagCTGGAGTTTCTGCGGATGTTTGCTCTGACCACCGTATCTCGGCGGGACGAGTTGTTGGagcagaagaggaggaagaggcggcGACTGTTGCGGGAGCGGAGCCCCTCCCCTCCGGGTGTGGCCAGCAAGcgcccgccccctcccccgcccccgcTGCCCACACTCAGCACCCACTTCACACCCGAGGAGATGGACAACAGCCCAGAGCTGGAGGACAAGAAGCGATTCCTCACCATGTTCAGCCTGAACCACCTCAGCACGCAGCAGAGGAGAG AGAATGAAAGAGTGGTGGAGTTACTGCATGCCATCAAACAGAAGACCGTCACTCTAGACAATATCAGACATGACTCTTACCCACTGTGCAGAAGCCCCTCCGCCCAGCCCTCTG AGCCCTCCTCCTCCCAATCTCCTGGCCAATCAGGTGACTCCGTCAGTGCCAGACCGACCACCCCCCCAGCCCCCGTTGGGCCTCCACACTCGGGTGACTCCTCCACTCATGCCGATCTGCTCCGTCCTCTGTCGGACGGCCTCCGGCCCAAGGAGCCCCCgctccccctccccttcccaGACAAGGGCCGTGCCAGCGATGGCGTCCCCGCCAAGAGGCCCTCCTGCCTGCTGAGCGCCGCGCGGCCGCCCCCCCACCTGAAGGAGGGCCCCGTCAGCCTGAACGGCAGGCCCCGGCCCTGGGAGACCTTCACCGCGGAGGAGTTTGCTCAGCAGTTTCACGAATCCGTGCTGCAGTCCACCCAGAAAGCGCTGCAGAAGCACAAAG GTGGCGCCGCCTCCACCACTGAGCTCAACCACGCCGTGGACTCGTCGGTGCACTACAACATTCCGGAGCTGCAGGGCGGCCCGGGGCGTGGgcctcacgctcacacacacacacacgctcacacacacgctgcagctCCGCCCAACGGCATGCACTGCCCGGCCAGGCCCCGACGAGACCCGCCGCCGCCCGCTAGCCGGCCCGAGCTCTCTGCTGAGGAGGACTCTGATGAAGgggaggacgaggaagaggaggaggaggaagacactCCAGCACCAAGATGGCAGGGAATCGAGTCCATCTTTGAAGCCTATCAGGAATATGCTGAAG AGCAAAGCATAGAGCGGGAGGTTCTGCACAGCCAGTGCCGGAAGCTGGAGGCTCAGCACTTCAACCTGACCCTGACTGCTGAACAGCTCTCCCGTTCCATGGGG GAGCTGATGGGCCAGAAGCAGAAACTGGCTGCCGAGAGGGAGAGGCTCCAATCAGAGCTCGAGCACTTTAGGAAGTGCCTGACCCTACCACACATGCCCTGGTCCAGGACTCACTTCAAGGGCTATCCTCCCAGGTGA
- the gins2 gene encoding DNA replication complex GINS protein PSF2, with the protein MDPSEVEFLAEKEIVKIIPNFSLDKIYLIGGDLGPFNPGLPVAVPVWLALNLKQRQKCRIIPPEWMDADKLEEIREQERKEDAFTPIPSPHYMELTKLLLNHAADNIPRADEIRTLVKDIWDTRIAKLRLSADSFISQQEAHAKLDNLTLMEINTTRGFLLDSLNSMYKLRANLQPGKSQDY; encoded by the exons ATGGATCCATCAGAAGTCGAATTCCTCGCCGAGAAGGAAATTGTGAAGATCATCCCAAATTTCAGCCTTGATAAGATTTATTTAATCGGG GGTGACTTGGGTCCCTTCAACCCCGGTCTGCCGGTGGCCGTGCCCGTGTGGCTGGCCCTTAACCTGAAGCAAAGGCAGAAGTGCAGGATAATCCCCCCCGAGTGGATGGACGCCG ATAAACTGGAGGAGAtcagagagcaagagaggaaAGAGGACGCCTTCACTCCAATCCCCAGCCCCCATTACATGGAGCTGACCAAGTTACTCCTGAACCA TGCTGCAGACAACATTCCCAGAGCTGATGAAATACGGACTTTGGTTAAGGATATTTGGGACACCCGTATCGCAAAACTGCGCCTGTCCGCCGACAGCTTCATCAGCCAACAGGAGGCTCATGCTAAG CTGGATAACCTCACACTGATGGAGATCAACACCACACGAGGTTTCCTGCTGGACTCCCTTAATAGCATGTACAAGCTTCGCGCCAACCTCCAGCCGGGCAAATCGCAGGATTATTaa